The following coding sequences lie in one Hordeum vulgare subsp. vulgare unplaced genomic scaffold, MorexV3_pseudomolecules_assembly, whole genome shotgun sequence genomic window:
- the LOC123416979 gene encoding ribosomal protein S7, mitochondrial yields the protein MGDFDGEQKELIKKLVNFRMIDGKRTRVRAIVYKTFHRLARTERDVIKLMVDAVDNIKPICEVVKVGVAGTIYDVPGIVARDRQQTLAIRWILGAAFKRRISYRISLEKCSFAEILDAYRKRGISRKRRENLHGLASTNRSFAHFRWW from the coding sequence ATGGGGGACTTTGATGGTGAGCAAAAAGAATTGATCAAGAAATTGGTAAACTTTCGCATGATCGATGGTAAAAGAACGAGAGTTCGTGCTATTGTTTATAAAACTTTTCACCGCCTAGCTCGAACTGAACGCGATGTAATAAAACTTATGGTTGACGCCGTAGATAATATAAAGCCAATATGCGAAGTGGTCAAAGTAGGAGTCGCAGGTACTATTTATGATGTTCCTGGGATTGTAGCCAGGGATCGTCAACAAACCTTAGCTATTCGTTGGATCCTTGGAGCAGCTTTCAAACGACGTATAAGCTACAGGATAAGCTTAGAGAAATGTTCATTTGCTGAGATACTGGATGCTTACCGAAAGAGGGGAATTTCACGTAAGAGAAGGGAGAATCTTCATGGACTGGCTTCCACCAATCGGAGTTTCGCGCATTTCAGATGGTGGTAA
- the LOC123416981 gene encoding NADH-ubiquinone oxidoreductase chain 3, translating into MSEFAPICIYLVISPLVSLIPLGVPFPFASNSSTYPEKLSAYECGSDPSGDARSRFDIRFYPVPILFIIPDPEVTFSFPWAVPPNKIDLFGSWSMMAFLLILTIGSLYEWKRGASDRE; encoded by the coding sequence ATGTCGGAATTTGCACCTATTTGTATCTATTTAGTGATCAGTCCGCTAGTTTCTTTGATTCCACTCGGTGTTCCTTTTCCATTTGCTTCCAATAGTTCGACCTATCCAGAAAAATTGTCGGCCTACGAATGTGGTTCCGATCCCTCCGGTGATGCCAGAAGTCGTTTCGATATACGATTTTATCCGGttcctattttatttattatCCCTGATCCGGAAGTcaccttttcttttccttgggCAGTACCTCCTAACAAGATTGATCTGTTTGGATCTTGGTCCATGATGGCCTTTTTATTGATTTTGACGATTGGATCTCTCTATGAATGGAAAAGGGGTGCTTCGGATCGGGAGTAA
- the LOC123416975 gene encoding NADH dehydrogenase [ubiquinone] iron-sulfur protein 3 encodes MDNQSIFQYSWEILPKKWVHKMKRSEHGNRSYTNTDYPFPLLCFLKWHTYTRVQVSIDICGVDHPSRKRRFEVVHNLLSTRYNSRIRVQTSADEVTRISPVVSLFPSAGRWEREVWDMSGVSSINHPDLRRISTDYGFEGHPLRKDFPLSGYVEVRYDDPEKRVVSEPIEMTQEFRYFDFASPWEQRSDG; translated from the coding sequence atgGATAACCAATCCATTTTCCAATATAGTTGGGAGATTTTACCCAAGAAATGGGTACATAAAATGAAAAGATCGGAACATGGGAATAGATCTTATACCAATACTGACTACCCATTTCCATTGTTGTGCTTTCTAAAATGGCATACCTATACAAGGGTTCAAGTTTCGATCGATATTTGCGGAGTGGATCATCCCTCTCGAAAACGCAGATTTGAAGTTGTCCATAATTTACTGAGTACTCGGTATAACTCACGCATTCGTGTACAAACAAGTGCAGACGAAGTAACACGAATATCTCCGGTAGTCAGTCTATTTCCATCAGCCGGCCGGTGGGAGCGAGAAGTATGGGATATGTCTGGTGTTTCTTCCATCAATCATCCGGATTTACGCCGTATATCAACAGATTATGGTTTCGAGGGTCATCCATTACGAAAAGACTTTCCTCTGAGTGGATATGTGGAAGTACGCTATGATGATCCAGAGAAACGTGTGGTTTCTGAACCCATTGAGATGACCCAAGAATTTCGCTATTTCGATTTTGCTAGTCCTTGGGAACAGCGTAGCGACGGATAA